GCGGGATCATCACATACATTTCCGGGGATAAACGTGGACAGGGCAACATGGAAATGGCTCCTGATATCGGTTGCATTCTCTATTGTCGTACTTGCCATTGTCCTGCTGTTTACCATCAATGACCAGACAATTTATTCATTGCAAAAGATCAACCCGTTATTCCTTGCACTGGCATTTATCGCCCACCTTCTTACTCTCTGTTTTTGGGCATGGCGCGTGCAGATGATGTCCGGTTCGCTGGGATACCGGGTCGGTTTTTTTTATTCCCTCAACCTTGTCTTTGCCAACCTGCTCGTTGCAGCGGTAACCCCGTCACAGGCAGGGGGGGAACCGGTCCGGATCCATGAGCTCTACAAGGCAAACGTCCCTCTGGGTGATGCGACCGCAATCGTTATCATGGAGCGGGTGCTCGACGGGATCGTGCTCGTGATCCTTGCCGCTTTCGCCATGCTCGCACTTAACCGGGAATGGAAGAGCATTGGAGTTACATCCGGCATTATCATGTACGTCACGGCAATCTTCATCACCGGCTGCTTTGTCCTGTTCATTGTTTTTGCCACCCGCCCCCACATCCTAAAAAGTGCGATGATCCGGGGGGCCCGGTTTTTCACAAAACACTGGGATTCTGCCCGTTTTGATGAGGTTGCTGTCCGGATCAATCAGGAGGTCGATAACTTTCACGGTGCCCTTAAAAAGTTTGTCCACAGTGCAAAAGGAGGGGTGTTGTGGGGCCTGCTCTTTACCATGCTGTACTGGGTCTCTGAATGTGTGACTGCTTCGCTCATCCTTGTCGGGCTGGGACAGCCCCCGCTCATCTTTGAGTCATTTGTCATCAACCTGATCCTCGCGATCTTAATGATGATCCCGCTCACTCCGGGAAGTTCCGGTATTGCGGAGGTAGGCGCAACTTCGATGTACGCCCTTTTTATCCCTTCCTCAATCCTTGGGATTTTCGTTGTCATCTGGCGGCTTGTGCTCTATTACTTCAATATCGCACTCGGCATTATCTCAAGCGTCCTCATCGTCCAAAGGGAAGCAACGGCAAAATAAACCTCCTCTTTTAGACCTACCTCAACCATTATCAGGGCGCGGGATGATGTCTATCTCACCTATGGCACCTGTTCCCTGCACTGTCAAGGGAGTCTTTATTGTCGAGAACCCGTCTGGTACCGTCCCTGTAGTAGTGCTTGTGGATGGCAGCGGGCTGGCGCTGCCGATCTTTGTTGGGCTCTGGGAAGCGATTTCCATTAAAAGTGCGATAAACAAAGAAGTACTCCCGCGCCCGTTTACCCATGACCTTTTTTTAGAAACGTTCGGAAAATTCGGGATTATAATGCAGTCGCTACAGATCGATACGGTTCTTGACGGCGTCTATTATGCACAGCTCGTCCTTTCAAATGGAGTAAAAGAAGTACAGATAGACTGCCGCCCCAGCGACGGTATCGCGCTTGCCCTGCGTGGGGATGTGCCCATCTA
Above is a genomic segment from Methanoregula sp. containing:
- a CDS encoding flippase-like domain-containing protein, which translates into the protein MDRATWKWLLISVAFSIVVLAIVLLFTINDQTIYSLQKINPLFLALAFIAHLLTLCFWAWRVQMMSGSLGYRVGFFYSLNLVFANLLVAAVTPSQAGGEPVRIHELYKANVPLGDATAIVIMERVLDGIVLVILAAFAMLALNREWKSIGVTSGIIMYVTAIFITGCFVLFIVFATRPHILKSAMIRGARFFTKHWDSARFDEVAVRINQEVDNFHGALKKFVHSAKGGVLWGLLFTMLYWVSECVTASLILVGLGQPPLIFESFVINLILAILMMIPLTPGSSGIAEVGATSMYALFIPSSILGIFVVIWRLVLYYFNIALGIISSVLIVQREATAK
- a CDS encoding bifunctional nuclease family protein, whose amino-acid sequence is MAPVPCTVKGVFIVENPSGTVPVVVLVDGSGLALPIFVGLWEAISIKSAINKEVLPRPFTHDLFLETFGKFGIIMQSLQIDTVLDGVYYAQLVLSNGVKEVQIDCRPSDGIALALRGDVPIYADESVLSGGGQQENELSPMTDLAAYLQK